A portion of the Veillonellales bacterium genome contains these proteins:
- a CDS encoding ferritin-like domain-containing protein: MAKKTDESQAEKHTKSWCALPDHYPEPKVIQPNFFYATLLLEDYAGNVSELTAINQYMHHHFMFDDQYEDLAELEECIAIIEMHHLELLAESILLLGVDPKYRTITNNCPIFWDASYVFYGADICDRLASDIAAEKQAIKQYRKHHFLIEDIHIKGLLERIIKDEEYHLKLFTQAASHFCPDLLRNIEECLEKND, from the coding sequence ATGGCGAAAAAAACTGATGAATCTCAGGCTGAGAAACATACAAAAAGTTGGTGTGCCCTTCCTGACCATTATCCTGAACCTAAAGTGATCCAGCCAAATTTTTTTTATGCTACGCTGCTCCTTGAGGATTACGCAGGCAATGTAAGCGAACTGACAGCAATCAATCAGTACATGCATCACCACTTTATGTTTGATGATCAATATGAAGATTTGGCTGAATTAGAAGAATGTATCGCGATCATAGAAATGCACCATCTCGAGCTTCTTGCTGAGAGCATTCTTCTTTTGGGAGTTGACCCTAAGTATCGAACTATTACAAATAATTGCCCAATATTTTGGGATGCATCGTATGTATTCTATGGAGCAGATATTTGCGACCGGTTAGCATCTGATATTGCAGCGGAAAAACAGGCAATTAAACAATATCGGAAGCATCATTTTCTCATTGAGGACATTCATATTAAGGGATTGCTGGAGCGTATTATTAAGGATGAAGAATATCATTTAAAGCTATTTACCCAGGCAGCATCTCATTTTTGTCCTGATTTGCTTAGAAATATTGAAGAATGCCTAGAAAAAAACGATTAA
- a CDS encoding isoprenylcysteine carboxylmethyltransferase family protein, with the protein MVKAIIFILAAIIICQRAVELYIANRNRKAVIKLGALEYGAGHYYMFFILHTSWILGWILECYVNGWTINRYWYIWGILLINAQILRYWCIISLGNYWNTRILVIPGNKPLRTGPYRFVKHPNYIAVAIEMLSIPLLCNAIFTAVLASLCNALLLLCIRIPEEEKAVYKTN; encoded by the coding sequence ATGGTAAAAGCAATAATTTTTATTTTAGCAGCAATCATTATTTGTCAAAGGGCCGTTGAACTCTATATTGCTAACCGCAATCGCAAAGCGGTAATAAAACTTGGAGCACTCGAATATGGAGCAGGTCATTATTACATGTTTTTTATTCTGCATACCAGCTGGATTTTAGGCTGGATATTAGAATGTTATGTTAATGGCTGGACGATAAATAGGTATTGGTATATTTGGGGTATATTATTGATAAATGCACAAATTCTTCGGTATTGGTGTATTATTAGTTTGGGGAATTATTGGAATACAAGGATTTTAGTGATTCCCGGAAATAAACCCTTACGCACGGGACCGTATAGATTTGTAAAGCATCCTAATTATATTGCCGTGGCGATAGAAATGCTGAGTATACCTTTGCTCTGTAATGCAATTTTTACAGCAGTATTAGCAAGTTTATGTAATGCACTGCTTCTTCTATGTATTCGTATTCCTGAAGAAGAGAAGGCAGTATATAAAACAAATTAA